A section of the Sphaerodactylus townsendi isolate TG3544 linkage group LG11, MPM_Stown_v2.3, whole genome shotgun sequence genome encodes:
- the ACBD5 gene encoding acyl-CoA-binding domain-containing protein 5, with amino-acid sequence MAETESGGSVHETRFVAAVKVIQSLPKNGSFQPTNEMMLKFYSFYKQATQGPCNIPRPGFWDPIGRYKWDAWNALGDMPKEEAMIAYVEEMKKILESMPVTDKVEELLHVLGPFYEIVEEKKNRGTEIISGPGTAITPVPAMNGKSESSDSGAESEEEEVQGETEELKETVEETKTIEEESAVAKESDSIVTNGGYEDDITNSDLANGIQTKSDLNGINEVEEIKKKDKRLELPIRPHFGYHQGLTEDTTEEVSGIQHLTSDSDSEVYCDSMEQFGQEELLDISSNNESSKRHFRFSEVDRGSLLETSGFLELGNYKSEGLKEAAVEGKGEVKCGGEDGKGSEGGPHKEKKGGEKVDFYGARRGRGHRMHPVGDGTQRGQMGSGGDGERWGSDRGPRSSLNEQIAIVLIRLQEDMQNVFQRLNTLETLTASQARTAALHSSNQAASPVKRPSWWPFEISPGTLAFAVLWPFIAQWLVHMYLQRRRRKEI; translated from the exons ATGGCGGAGACGGAGAGTGGCGGCTCAGTGCACGAGACTCGCTTTGTGGCAGCGGTGAAAGTAATTCAAAGCCTGCCCAAAAATG GTTCATTCCAACCGACCAATGAAATGATGCTCAAGTTCTATAGCTTTTATAAGCAAGCAACCCAAGGACCTTGTAATATTCCAAGACCTGGATTTTGGGACCCTATTGGTAGATATAAATG GGATGCATGGAATGCTTTAGGAGATATGCCCAAAGAAGAAGCTATGATTGCTTATGTTGAAGAGATGAAAAAG ATTCTTGAAAGCATGCCGGTGACAGACAAGGTTGAAGAACTGCTGCATGTACTGGGCCCATTCTATGAAATCGTCGAGGAGAAAAAGAACAGAGGGACTGAAATAATATCAG GCCCTGGAACTGCCATAACACCTGTGCCTGCTATGAATGGCAAATCTGAGAGCAGTGATAGTGGAGCCGAGTCAGAGGAGGAAGAAGTCCAGGGAGAAACAGAAGAATTAAAGGAGACTGTAGAAG AAACAAAAACTATAGAAGAGGAATCAGCTGTGGCTAAGGAATCGGACAGTATTGTTACCAATGGTGGCTATGAAGATGACATCACTAATTCTGACTTGGCCAATGGCATACAGACTAAATCTGACCTGAACGGTATAAATGAAGTtgaagaaattaagaagaaaGACAAACGCCTGGAACTACCTATCAGACCGCATTTTGGTTATCATCAAG GTCTCACTGAAGATACCACTGAAGAGGTCTCTGGGATTCAGCATTTGACAAGTGATTCAGACAGTGAAGTTTACTGTGATTCTATGGAGCAGTTTGGACAAGAAGAG CTCTTGGACATCAGTTCAAACAATGAATCTTCAAAGCGTCATTTCCGTTTCTCAGAAGTTGATCGTGGTAGCCTGCTAGAAACTTCTGGCTTTCTTGAACTCGGAAACTACAAGTCAGAAGGTCTAAAGGAGGCAGCAGTTGAAGGAAAAGGTGAAGTCAAGTGTGGAGGTGAAGATGGCAAAGGAAGTGAAGGAGGCCCTCACAAAGAGAAGAAAGGTGGCGAAAAGGTTGACTTCTATGGAGCGAGAAGAGGGAGAG GGCACAGAATGCACCCTGTGGGTGACGGCACCCAGCGTGGACAGATGGGCAGCGGAGGAGATGGAGAACGGTGGGGTTCAGACAGAGGGCCAAGGAGCAGCCTCAATGAACAAATTGCAATAGTGCTAATACGGTTGCAAGAAGACATGCAGAATGTCTTCCAGAGACTCAATACACTGGAGACCCTGACAGCTTCTCAG GCAAGAACAGCAGCTCTGCATTCAAGCAATCAGGCTGCTTCACCTGTTAAG AGACCATCATGGTGGCCTTTTGAGATTTCTCCTGGTACTTTAGCCTTTGCTGTTTTATGGCCCTTTATTGCCCAGTGGCTGGTACACATGTAtcttcaaagaaggagaag aaaAGAGATCTGA